In Methylotenera mobilis JLW8, the following are encoded in one genomic region:
- a CDS encoding ABC transporter permease, giving the protein MFKYLVKRVLWMIPMLIGISLISFFIMHLAPGDITNNEAAFNPKASEESRQKLREMYHLDKPVIVQYGLWLKRMATLDFGNSFASHQKPVFWQTVDADGNVTEGMIQQALPITLMINLLGLGITLLLAIPLGIIAARKYQGWQDRSITLFNFIGFSIPSFWLSLLLMYWLGVVHNWFPISGLHSLNYESMDTWHKIKDSFSHLWLPVVIPSITGLAGITLFVKNGMLDVLQQDYITTARAKGLGERKVVYTHALRNALLPLITIVGLSIPGLIGGSVIAETIFAIPGMGKLFYDAVLMRDFPVVMGILTIGSALTLIGNLLADVAYAWADPRVRRGVART; this is encoded by the coding sequence ATGTTTAAATATCTAGTCAAACGTGTGTTGTGGATGATACCGATGCTGATAGGCATCAGCCTGATCTCATTTTTTATCATGCATCTGGCGCCTGGTGACATTACTAATAATGAAGCCGCGTTCAACCCCAAAGCGAGCGAAGAGTCCAGGCAAAAACTACGTGAGATGTATCATTTAGATAAGCCCGTCATCGTGCAGTATGGCTTATGGTTAAAGCGCATGGCCACATTAGATTTTGGCAATTCGTTTGCATCTCACCAGAAACCGGTGTTTTGGCAAACTGTAGATGCAGATGGCAACGTGACCGAAGGCATGATTCAGCAGGCCCTACCTATTACCCTGATGATCAACCTGCTCGGGCTAGGTATTACCTTACTTTTGGCCATACCGCTGGGCATTATTGCCGCGCGTAAATATCAAGGCTGGCAGGACAGATCTATCACCCTTTTTAACTTTATCGGTTTTTCTATCCCTAGCTTCTGGCTATCGTTACTGCTTATGTACTGGTTAGGCGTGGTGCACAACTGGTTTCCTATTTCAGGGTTACACAGCCTCAATTATGAGTCGATGGACACTTGGCACAAAATCAAAGACTCATTCAGCCACTTATGGCTGCCCGTTGTGATACCGTCTATCACAGGGTTAGCAGGCATTACCCTGTTTGTAAAAAACGGTATGCTAGACGTACTGCAGCAAGACTACATCACCACCGCACGCGCCAAAGGTCTAGGTGAGCGCAAAGTGGTATACACGCACGCCTTACGTAACGCGCTGTTGCCGCTGATTACCATTGTAGGCTTATCCATCCCCGGCCTGATCGGCGGTTCAGTCATTGCAGAAACCATTTTTGCCATTCCGGGCATGGGTAAATTATTTTACGATGCAGTCCTGATGCGTGATTTCCCGGTGGTGATGGGCATATTGACCATAGGCTCAGCATTAACGCTTATCGGAAACTTGCTGGCCGATGTTGCATACGCATGGGCAGACCCGCGTGTACGTCGTGGCGTGGCAAGGACATAA
- a CDS encoding ABC transporter permease, producing the protein MKKALANPLSLAGFIIIMCVFVLSMLAPVMAPYDPNYIDVKAILLQPSMQHWMGTDGLGRDVLSRMLYGGRISLLVGLVAVGISTAIGILLGALAGFYRGWVDTLIMRIVDVMLSIPSFFLILAVIAFLTPSIINIMIVIGLTSWMGVTRLVRAEFLSLNEREFVMASRTLGAKNARLIFTHLLPNSLTPIIVSAVLGVAGAVLMESGLSFLGLGVQAPQASWGNILTDGKEYIQFAWWLSLFPGLAILITVLGYNLLGEGLRDALDPRSGSNR; encoded by the coding sequence ATGAAAAAAGCATTAGCCAACCCACTCTCACTAGCGGGCTTCATTATTATTATGTGCGTGTTCGTATTATCCATGCTCGCCCCCGTCATGGCACCCTACGACCCTAACTATATTGATGTGAAAGCCATCTTATTACAGCCCTCTATGCAGCACTGGATGGGTACAGATGGATTAGGACGCGACGTTCTGAGCCGCATGCTTTACGGCGGCCGTATCTCATTGCTGGTGGGACTGGTAGCTGTCGGCATATCCACCGCCATTGGCATATTACTTGGTGCACTTGCTGGCTTCTACCGCGGCTGGGTAGATACACTCATCATGCGCATCGTAGACGTCATGCTCTCTATCCCCAGCTTCTTTCTGATACTGGCGGTCATTGCATTCTTAACGCCCTCTATCATTAACATCATGATTGTGATCGGTCTCACCTCATGGATGGGGGTGACCAGACTGGTACGTGCGGAGTTCTTAAGCTTGAATGAACGTGAATTTGTCATGGCTTCACGTACTTTAGGTGCAAAAAACGCAAGGCTAATCTTCACTCACTTATTGCCTAATAGCCTGACCCCTATCATTGTCAGCGCAGTATTAGGCGTAGCTGGTGCCGTCCTCATGGAGTCAGGCCTCAGCTTTTTAGGCTTAGGTGTGCAAGCGCCGCAAGCATCATGGGGCAATATTCTCACCGATGGCAAAGAATACATACAGTTTGCATGGTGGCTATCCTTGTTTCCAGGATTAGCGATTTTAATTACCGTGTTAGGTTATAATCTGCTCGGTGAGGGTTTGCGTGATGCACTAGACCCACGAAGTGGAAGTAATCGTTAG
- a CDS encoding Fur family transcriptional regulator yields the protein MNTQQIFIDAGLRPTKARLAVLTVLISTRNALSHSEILEQMASQKEFDRVTIYRVLDWLTEHHLIHKISGENRAWKFQYSRNTYTHSKGSEASTDQKQLLPNAHQHAHLHCTACGAVTCIHEVKPQFPEQVLKLYHVESIDINIKGLCQHCNTSTQTH from the coding sequence ATGAACACACAACAAATTTTTATTGATGCTGGCCTGCGCCCTACCAAAGCACGCCTTGCCGTTTTAACTGTGCTAATCAGCACGCGCAACGCGCTCAGCCACTCTGAAATTTTAGAGCAAATGGCCAGCCAAAAAGAGTTTGACCGTGTCACCATCTATCGCGTGCTCGATTGGCTCACCGAGCATCATCTGATCCATAAAATTTCAGGTGAAAATCGCGCATGGAAATTCCAGTACTCACGCAACACCTATACACATAGTAAAGGTAGCGAAGCAAGCACTGACCAAAAACAGTTATTGCCTAATGCACACCAGCATGCCCATTTGCACTGCACAGCCTGCGGTGCAGTAACATGCATACATGAAGTAAAACCGCAGTTTCCGGAACAGGTGCTCAAGCTTTACCATGTGGAATCGATTGACATTAATATCAAAGGCTTGTGCCAACACTGCAATACGTCCACACAGACACACTGA
- a CDS encoding LysM peptidoglycan-binding domain-containing protein codes for MMNKSVSMGIQFFLRIGQSIQTPAQNTVNFVRTFHATLFISLASAGVLFSPALQAETNTISNVAGDEIIIFSDDSFKPAIRDLGSKPEASKDLQSQKSTRGGRLADSFEINIKDNKTNAGSETNTANSDQSNPQHDDLWQRIKNGYAMPESTSALTTKHEEWYSSRPDYVQRMVERSQRYLFHIVEEVEKRGMPTEIALLPMIESAYNPKAYSKSSASGIWQFIPSTGKHFGLKQNWWVDNRRNITMATDAALTYLQKLHAMFGAWDLALAAYNAGEGTVGRAIERNRKLGLPTDYESLNLSDETKNYVPKLQAVKNLMTDPGNYGLKIPTIANTPYFAKVSAPARIDTHLVAKLAEINHEEFLALNPSYDRPLINSDNGNLELLLPIMAAQTFRTNLANYEKPLVNWQTYQAKRGESMDKIANKFGMNLAQLRDVNDLSAQAKMKKSTTILVPKADGNDDAPLTVIEEPAVEKETAPQEQTITHKVKKGEVMQSIAKYYGVSVKQILAANALRNGKLKTGQILNINVSSAKEAADAKKSANKSKPLDKSKSVEKKQTYIVKRGDTLHSIADKFDVAVVDLKRWNKKSSAHIKPGAKLIIQ; via the coding sequence ATGATGAACAAGAGCGTTTCTATGGGTATTCAATTTTTCTTACGCATTGGTCAATCCATCCAAACCCCTGCCCAAAACACTGTTAATTTCGTGCGCACATTTCATGCCACACTGTTCATCAGCTTAGCCTCTGCAGGTGTATTGTTCAGCCCTGCATTACAGGCAGAAACCAACACCATTTCCAACGTAGCTGGCGATGAGATTATTATCTTCTCAGACGACTCGTTTAAACCAGCCATCCGTGATTTAGGCAGCAAACCGGAAGCGAGCAAAGATCTGCAAAGCCAGAAAAGCACTCGTGGCGGGCGCCTGGCCGATAGCTTTGAAATCAATATCAAAGATAACAAAACCAACGCTGGTAGCGAAACCAACACAGCCAATTCAGACCAGTCTAACCCACAGCATGATGACCTGTGGCAACGCATTAAAAACGGCTACGCGATGCCGGAGTCAACCTCCGCACTCACCACCAAACATGAAGAGTGGTACAGCTCACGCCCAGACTATGTGCAACGCATGGTAGAACGTAGCCAGCGCTATCTATTTCATATCGTTGAAGAAGTTGAAAAACGCGGCATGCCAACCGAAATCGCGCTATTACCAATGATTGAAAGCGCATACAACCCTAAGGCTTATTCCAAAAGCAGTGCATCCGGCATCTGGCAATTTATTCCATCTACCGGTAAACATTTTGGCTTAAAACAAAACTGGTGGGTAGATAATAGACGCAACATCACCATGGCAACCGACGCCGCGCTGACTTACCTGCAGAAATTGCACGCCATGTTTGGCGCGTGGGATTTAGCATTGGCTGCTTACAATGCCGGTGAAGGCACCGTAGGTCGCGCCATCGAGCGTAATCGTAAACTCGGCTTGCCGACAGACTACGAAAGCCTCAACTTATCAGATGAAACCAAGAACTACGTACCTAAATTACAGGCAGTAAAGAACCTGATGACCGACCCTGGCAATTATGGGTTAAAAATACCGACCATCGCCAACACACCCTACTTTGCCAAAGTGAGCGCACCGGCACGTATTGATACGCACTTGGTTGCAAAACTGGCAGAGATTAACCATGAAGAGTTTCTGGCGCTTAATCCAAGCTATGACCGCCCACTCATTAATAGCGATAACGGCAATCTTGAACTATTGCTGCCTATCATGGCGGCACAGACTTTTAGAACCAACTTGGCTAACTATGAAAAGCCGCTAGTGAACTGGCAAACTTACCAGGCAAAGCGCGGCGAGAGCATGGATAAAATCGCCAACAAGTTCGGGATGAATCTAGCGCAACTCAGAGACGTCAATGATTTGTCTGCGCAAGCCAAAATGAAAAAGAGCACCACCATCTTGGTACCTAAAGCGGATGGCAATGACGATGCACCACTCACGGTGATTGAAGAGCCAGCAGTAGAAAAAGAAACTGCGCCGCAAGAGCAAACCATCACGCACAAGGTGAAAAAAGGTGAAGTGATGCAATCTATCGCCAAGTATTACGGCGTGAGTGTTAAACAAATATTGGCGGCCAATGCGCTGCGTAATGGCAAATTAAAAACTGGCCAAATCTTAAACATCAATGTTTCTAGCGCAAAAGAGGCAGCTGACGCTAAAAAATCTGCAAACAAGAGCAAGCCGCTAGATAAGAGCAAATCTGTAGAGAAGAAGCAAACTTATATCGTGAAACGTGGTGATACCCTACACAGCATTGCAGATAAATTTGATGTAGCGGTGGTAGACCTAAAACGCTGGAACAAAAAGTCATCCGCCCATATTAAACCTGGTGCCAAACTGATCATTCAATAA
- a CDS encoding CobW family GTP-binding protein, whose amino-acid sequence MDKRIPVTLLTGFLGSGKTTLLNKLLSDAKMHDSAVIINELGETGLDHILAMQVDSEHIADNTVLLNSGCICCSLKNELADTMRDLFFKRALQAIPQFNRLVIETTGMADPGPILGNLMNEPVIESTFRLDAVVVTIDSVYGLTQLESNPEALKQAAVADVLLLTKTDIASPETTQALQEKLAEINPGATQHLIQHGEINPDSIIDVGLFDPTGKTATPQRWLRTPGKASTPKGTLPQKPHQDGITSFTVTMPKPLNWRDLKPVILKLCQTHGAKLLRLKGIIHAEDQPAPLAIHAVHFTPYPPTLLEGWDEEEAMSRIVIIGKDIDEAEIRKALMQI is encoded by the coding sequence ATGGATAAACGCATCCCCGTTACGCTGCTCACAGGCTTTTTAGGTTCAGGCAAAACCACTTTACTTAACAAACTGCTAAGTGACGCCAAAATGCATGATTCAGCCGTCATCATCAACGAACTCGGCGAAACAGGCTTGGACCATATTTTAGCCATGCAGGTAGATAGTGAACATATTGCAGACAATACAGTGCTATTAAACTCAGGCTGCATCTGCTGTAGCCTAAAAAATGAGCTGGCAGACACGATGCGCGATTTATTCTTTAAGCGCGCGCTACAGGCGATTCCGCAATTTAATCGCTTAGTGATAGAAACCACCGGCATGGCTGACCCTGGCCCGATTTTAGGCAATTTAATGAATGAGCCAGTGATTGAGTCAACCTTCAGGTTAGATGCAGTTGTGGTCACCATTGACAGCGTTTATGGCTTAACACAATTGGAGAGCAATCCCGAGGCACTCAAGCAGGCAGCGGTGGCCGATGTATTACTGCTCACCAAAACCGACATCGCAAGCCCAGAGACAACACAGGCGCTGCAGGAAAAACTCGCAGAAATTAACCCAGGAGCCACCCAGCATTTGATTCAGCATGGTGAAATCAACCCGGATAGCATTATTGATGTTGGCTTATTTGACCCTACCGGCAAAACGGCAACGCCTCAGCGCTGGCTACGCACACCAGGCAAAGCTAGCACGCCTAAAGGTACGTTACCGCAAAAACCACATCAGGATGGCATCACCAGCTTTACCGTCACCATGCCCAAGCCACTCAACTGGCGCGATTTGAAACCTGTGATTTTGAAGCTATGCCAAACCCATGGCGCAAAACTATTGCGCCTAAAAGGCATTATTCACGCAGAAGACCAGCCGGCACCGCTCGCTATTCATGCTGTGCACTTTACCCCTTACCCGCCAACGCTGCTTGAGGGCTGGGATGAAGAAGAAGCCATGTCGCGCATCGTGATTATTGGTAAAGATATTGATGAAGCTGAAATCAGAAAAGCATTGATGCAGATTTAG
- a CDS encoding class I SAM-dependent methyltransferase, which yields MSQLLNTTASQHPEHQWLNSALGRYLRQEEQVLYDQAVVDLFGFNALQIGCLQMDLLRNSRIAHRYSSTEYANVAEFPHLYCCDDFLPIADASLDLLILPHRLEFSERPHQTLREAERVMMPEGHLLISGFNPLSLWGMALFLRNLLHSNDAAAKSFPWTGSFIGLGRLKDWLALLGFEVVSVQMCCHIPPFEQESWHRRFGFMGKLGAKWLSAIGGVYFIVAKKRVVGMTPLKPSWKAQPVTSPLVVRPTQRKPSQRERAE from the coding sequence ATGAGCCAGCTATTGAATACAACAGCGTCGCAGCATCCAGAGCATCAATGGCTAAATTCCGCACTAGGTCGTTACTTACGACAAGAGGAGCAAGTGCTGTACGATCAGGCTGTGGTCGATTTGTTTGGGTTTAATGCATTGCAAATTGGCTGTTTGCAAATGGACTTGCTGCGTAATTCACGCATTGCACACCGTTACAGCTCTACAGAGTACGCTAACGTGGCAGAGTTCCCACATTTGTACTGCTGTGATGACTTTTTGCCTATTGCAGACGCAAGCCTAGACTTGTTGATTTTGCCACATCGGCTTGAGTTTAGTGAACGTCCCCACCAAACCCTACGTGAGGCAGAGCGTGTAATGATGCCGGAAGGGCATTTATTGATCTCCGGCTTTAATCCCTTGAGCTTGTGGGGTATGGCGTTATTTCTGAGAAACTTACTGCACAGCAATGATGCTGCTGCGAAATCTTTTCCGTGGACAGGTAGTTTTATCGGCTTAGGCCGCCTGAAGGATTGGCTGGCTTTGCTGGGTTTTGAAGTGGTTTCCGTGCAAATGTGCTGCCATATTCCGCCGTTTGAACAGGAATCCTGGCATCGCCGTTTTGGTTTTATGGGTAAGCTGGGCGCAAAATGGCTATCGGCTATCGGCGGGGTGTATTTTATTGTGGCCAAAAAACGCGTGGTAGGCATGACCCCCCTGAAGCCTAGCTGGAAAGCGCAGCCTGTTACATCCCCACTAGTGGTGCGGCCTACACAACGCAAGCCAAGTCAGCGTGAGCGTGCCGAGTGA
- a CDS encoding protein adenylyltransferase SelO — protein MRTLNFDNRFYRELPGDAITDNYTRQVKDALWSSVMPTPVKAPSLMAYSSDVAEMLGLSDADMHDPDMVNALGGNQLLPGMQPYATCYGGHQFGNWAGQLGDGRAIYLGELVHNNQRFELQLKGAGETPYSRRADGRAVLRSSLREFLCSEAMYYLGVPTTRALSLVCTGDQVVRDMFYDGNPQMEQGAIVCRVAPSFTRFGHFELLASRGNLALLKQMIGFTIDRDFSDWLQQQNHTLSKDEPSTALIEAWFTEICERTARMIAHWMRVGFVHGVMNTDNMSIIGLTIDYGPYGWVDNFDPGWTPNTTDAQGRRYCFGRQHDIGRWNLERLADALSTILPDAVGLNHALDQYETVYTQSLIDALVGKFGLDTWQDDDGELINRCFELMTRAEVDMTLFFTHLSHINLASPNIADLKIAFYTEQGYTNFESDFNAWLAQYAKRILQSTESIAARQARMASHNPRYVLRNYLAQEAIDLAEQGDSSMIETLLKLLKNPYTQQAGMEKFEDKRPDWARHKAGCSMLSCSS, from the coding sequence ATGAGAACACTTAATTTTGATAATCGCTTTTACAGAGAACTTCCTGGCGATGCCATCACAGACAACTACACACGCCAGGTAAAAGACGCACTTTGGTCTAGCGTCATGCCCACACCGGTTAAAGCTCCTTCTCTAATGGCTTACTCAAGTGATGTGGCGGAGATGCTGGGGCTTTCAGATGCAGACATGCACGACCCAGACATGGTGAACGCTTTAGGTGGCAATCAACTACTGCCGGGTATGCAGCCTTACGCGACCTGCTATGGCGGCCATCAGTTTGGTAATTGGGCAGGCCAATTAGGTGATGGCCGAGCCATTTACCTAGGCGAACTGGTACACAACAACCAGCGCTTTGAATTGCAGCTTAAAGGCGCTGGCGAGACCCCCTACTCGCGCCGTGCCGATGGGCGTGCGGTCTTACGCTCATCATTACGTGAGTTTTTATGCAGTGAAGCGATGTACTACTTAGGCGTACCCACCACTCGCGCGCTAAGCTTAGTTTGCACCGGCGACCAAGTAGTACGTGACATGTTTTACGACGGCAACCCACAAATGGAACAAGGCGCAATTGTATGCCGTGTGGCACCTTCGTTTACGCGCTTTGGACATTTTGAGCTACTAGCCAGCCGTGGCAACCTAGCACTTTTAAAACAAATGATTGGTTTTACGATAGACCGCGACTTTAGCGACTGGCTTCAACAACAAAACCATACCTTATCCAAAGACGAACCCTCTACAGCACTGATTGAAGCATGGTTTACCGAGATTTGCGAACGCACAGCACGCATGATCGCCCACTGGATGCGCGTCGGCTTTGTACATGGCGTGATGAACACAGACAATATGTCGATTATCGGCCTCACCATTGATTATGGCCCTTATGGCTGGGTAGATAATTTTGACCCAGGCTGGACCCCAAACACTACCGACGCACAAGGCAGGCGCTACTGCTTCGGCAGGCAGCATGATATTGGGCGCTGGAATCTGGAACGTCTTGCTGATGCACTATCCACTATTTTGCCAGATGCTGTTGGCTTAAATCACGCTTTAGACCAGTATGAAACCGTTTACACGCAAAGCCTCATTGATGCACTTGTAGGCAAGTTTGGCTTAGACACATGGCAAGATGACGATGGTGAATTAATTAACCGCTGCTTTGAGCTGATGACCCGTGCCGAAGTGGACATGACATTATTCTTCACCCATTTATCACATATCAATTTAGCCTCACCTAATATCGCAGATTTAAAAATCGCGTTTTACACCGAGCAAGGTTACACCAATTTCGAGAGCGACTTTAACGCTTGGCTAGCCCAGTATGCCAAGCGCATATTGCAAAGCACAGAATCAATTGCTGCTAGGCAGGCACGCATGGCTAGCCATAATCCGCGTTATGTTTTGCGTAATTACTTAGCTCAAGAAGCGATTGATTTAGCAGAGCAAGGTGACTCCAGCATGATTGAAACCCTGCTTAAGTTATTAAAAAACCCATACACCCAACAAGCGGGCATGGAGAAATTTGAAGATAAACGCCCAGACTGGGCAAGGCATAAGGCGGGTTGCTCCATGCTCTCGTGTAGTTCATAA
- a CDS encoding peptide-binding protein codes for MPPLFRLQTAISLSLTLLIAGCGAPADQANQIDYNVSSPKESGGTLINAMTGEPSGLISMIAGESASSAISSNIFNSLLKYDKNLELEGDLTQSWQISADQKTITFKLKSNLKWADNQPLTSADVLFTWQAVTNEKNASPYASDFLLVKKAETPDPQTFRVTYEQAYAPALDSWAGLQILPKHLLAGKDLHTTAFARNPVGSHYYKLDSWKHGEHLILSRNANSVLGQAQIDRLITRIIPDNSAQFLELMADNIDLMGLDPIKYSRIIPARPELLKKLALYKELGNSYTYMGFNLKHKPFDDVRVRRAINYAIDKQEIIDGVYLGLGINIASPYKPGTRWSNPSLKPYPYDPAKARALLKEAGFSDSNGDGILERDGKPFSFEIITNQNKEREKSAVLIQRRLKEVGIDVKIRAIEWASFISRFIKTGDFDVVVLGWGLGLDPDQYNIWHSSQQAPGQFNFIGYNNPKVDALLEQGRLELNPDKRMEIYHKFAEILLEDSPIIYLSAGYGLTAIHKRVKGIDDPAPPAGIGHNSQDWYIPQSLRRNEISTQ; via the coding sequence ATGCCCCCACTCTTTCGTTTACAAACTGCAATCAGCCTGTCACTCACCTTGCTTATTGCTGGGTGTGGTGCGCCGGCAGACCAAGCCAACCAGATTGATTACAACGTCAGCTCTCCTAAAGAATCAGGCGGCACATTAATTAATGCCATGACCGGTGAGCCTAGTGGCTTGATCTCAATGATTGCCGGGGAGTCAGCATCTTCTGCCATCAGCAGCAACATTTTCAATAGTTTGCTCAAGTACGACAAGAACTTGGAACTAGAGGGTGATTTAACCCAAAGCTGGCAAATTTCCGCCGACCAAAAAACCATTACTTTCAAGCTTAAATCCAATCTGAAATGGGCAGACAATCAGCCACTCACCAGCGCAGATGTACTATTTACATGGCAAGCGGTAACCAATGAAAAAAATGCCAGCCCCTATGCTTCAGATTTCTTACTGGTAAAAAAAGCAGAAACGCCGGACCCGCAGACCTTTCGCGTCACTTACGAGCAAGCCTATGCACCAGCCTTAGATAGCTGGGCAGGCCTGCAAATACTGCCAAAACACTTGCTTGCAGGCAAAGACCTGCACACTACCGCGTTCGCGCGCAACCCGGTAGGCAGTCACTATTACAAATTGGATAGCTGGAAGCACGGTGAACACCTGATACTCTCCAGAAACGCAAACTCCGTGCTGGGCCAAGCGCAAATCGACCGCCTGATTACACGCATCATTCCTGATAACTCTGCACAGTTTTTAGAGTTAATGGCGGATAATATCGACCTCATGGGTTTAGACCCGATTAAATATTCGCGCATCATCCCTGCTCGTCCTGAATTACTCAAAAAACTCGCCCTGTATAAAGAGCTGGGCAACAGCTACACCTATATGGGGTTTAACCTCAAACACAAACCATTTGACGACGTGCGCGTACGCCGTGCCATCAACTATGCTATCGACAAGCAAGAAATCATAGACGGTGTTTATCTAGGCCTAGGCATTAACATCGCCTCCCCATACAAGCCCGGCACGCGTTGGAGCAACCCTAGCCTCAAACCTTACCCTTATGATCCAGCTAAAGCACGCGCCTTACTCAAAGAAGCAGGCTTTAGCGACAGCAATGGCGACGGCATCCTGGAACGTGATGGCAAACCATTCAGTTTTGAAATCATCACCAACCAAAACAAAGAGCGTGAAAAATCTGCCGTGCTGATTCAACGCAGGCTGAAAGAAGTGGGGATTGATGTCAAAATCCGCGCTATTGAATGGGCAAGCTTTATCAGTCGCTTTATCAAAACCGGTGACTTTGATGTGGTCGTCTTAGGTTGGGGCTTGGGCTTAGACCCTGATCAATACAATATCTGGCATTCCAGCCAGCAGGCGCCAGGCCAGTTTAACTTTATTGGCTACAACAACCCTAAAGTGGATGCACTACTAGAACAAGGGCGCTTAGAACTCAACCCTGATAAACGCATGGAAATTTATCACAAGTTCGCAGAAATATTGCTGGAAGACAGCCCTATCATCTACCTCTCTGCTGGCTACGGCTTGACTGCTATCCATAAACGCGTCAAAGGCATTGATGACCCCGCACCACCGGCTGGTATAGGCCACAACTCACAAGATTGGTATATTCCACAATCATTAAGAAGAAATGAAATTAGCACTCAATAA
- a CDS encoding enoyl-ACP reductase FabI, which yields MGFLAGKKVLIAGLLSNRSIAYGIAAAMKREGAELAFTYQVDKHEKRVADLAADFDSKIVLPCDVAEDAQIDALFPALAKHWDGLDSLVHSVAFVPKVALAGDYLEAVDREYFRIAHDISSYSFSALAKAAYPMMEGRKGSLLTLSYLGAERTMPNYNVMGLAKASLEANVRYLAQSLGPRGIRVNAVSAGPIKTLAASGIADFDKMIGFNEKHAALRRNVTIEEVGNASAFLCSDLASGITGEITYVDGGMNITAAGSID from the coding sequence ATGGGATTCTTAGCTGGTAAAAAAGTACTCATCGCGGGCTTATTAAGTAACCGCTCAATCGCTTACGGCATTGCTGCAGCAATGAAACGAGAAGGCGCTGAACTTGCTTTCACTTATCAAGTGGACAAACATGAAAAACGCGTTGCAGACTTAGCCGCAGATTTTGACTCAAAAATTGTGTTGCCATGTGATGTTGCAGAAGATGCACAAATAGACGCACTGTTCCCTGCACTAGCCAAACACTGGGATGGCTTAGATTCATTGGTACACTCTGTTGCATTTGTACCTAAAGTCGCACTTGCTGGTGACTACTTGGAAGCTGTTGACCGCGAGTACTTCCGCATTGCGCACGACATTAGCTCTTACAGTTTTTCTGCACTAGCTAAAGCCGCTTACCCAATGATGGAAGGCCGTAAAGGCAGTTTATTAACATTGAGCTATCTTGGCGCAGAGCGCACCATGCCTAACTACAACGTAATGGGCTTGGCTAAAGCGAGTTTAGAAGCGAATGTACGCTATTTAGCACAAAGCCTAGGCCCACGTGGCATCCGTGTAAATGCAGTGTCTGCAGGCCCGATTAAAACGCTTGCAGCGTCTGGTATTGCAGACTTTGACAAGATGATTGGCTTTAACGAGAAACACGCAGCATTACGCAGAAACGTTACTATCGAAGAAGTAGGTAACGCGTCAGCTTTCTTATGCAGCGATCTAGCTTCTGGTATCACTGGCGAAATCACCTATGTAGACGGCGGCATGAACATCACTGCTGCTGGCAGCATTGATTAA
- the gloB gene encoding hydroxyacylglutathione hydrolase translates to MIDDMQHPVQIIPIPAFNDNYLWLIHNQRKAIVVDPGDAAPVINTLKKLNLDLQTILITHHHQDHIGGVELLLRTYPNAEVFAPKLEHYPFKHTPVGEPQQVYLGDWVSSAKVIDVPGHTLGHIAYYIEHDAQQWLFCGDTMFGAGCGRLFEGTPAQMQASLQKLTALPASTQVYCTHEYTLHNISFALTLEPGNASLIKRQQDAKARITSGQPTLPSNLALELATNPFLRCHMPEIQASLHTENTNLLQTFSAMRGLRNSY, encoded by the coding sequence ATGATAGACGATATGCAACATCCCGTACAAATTATTCCAATTCCGGCGTTTAACGACAATTACCTGTGGTTGATTCATAACCAGCGCAAGGCAATTGTGGTAGACCCAGGCGATGCTGCGCCTGTGATTAATACGCTAAAAAAACTTAATCTGGATTTACAAACCATCTTAATTACCCACCATCACCAAGACCATATCGGTGGAGTGGAGTTATTACTAAGAACATATCCGAATGCAGAAGTTTTTGCCCCTAAATTGGAACACTACCCATTTAAGCACACTCCGGTGGGCGAACCACAGCAGGTGTATCTGGGTGACTGGGTCAGTAGCGCCAAAGTGATAGACGTACCAGGGCATACGCTTGGACATATTGCTTATTACATTGAGCATGACGCACAACAGTGGCTATTTTGCGGTGACACTATGTTTGGCGCCGGTTGCGGCAGATTGTTTGAAGGCACACCGGCGCAAATGCAGGCATCTCTGCAAAAGCTTACAGCCCTGCCTGCCAGCACCCAAGTGTACTGCACACATGAATACACATTGCATAACATCAGCTTTGCACTCACGCTTGAGCCTGGCAACGCGTCACTAATCAAGCGCCAGCAGGATGCGAAAGCACGCATTACCTCTGGTCAGCCTACGCTCCCATCTAATCTTGCCTTAGAACTTGCAACCAATCCATTTCTGCGTTGCCATATGCCTGAAATTCAAGCATCCCTGCATACAGAAAACACTAATTTACTACAAACATTCAGCGCAATGAGAGGGCTTAGAAACTCATATTAA